One segment of Allorhodopirellula heiligendammensis DNA contains the following:
- a CDS encoding general secretion pathway protein GspK — MSAQQDLDPRPRRRRRGLTTGAVVEMASDAREIRACGRSRFPAGQRGPRSQSKRQGFFLILVLVVVAISAMAVYSFAELMLAADETAYLQGDLVQSRLNMDSGVEAIRLILASPPADRDAAGGVYNNAMSFRGVAITNIADGPVQRYTVVAPSLTDTGSLGGIRYGLQNESARINVNALLVLEENSDAIGMLTALAGGGGESDDGGILGEDSGASSDDTETLDSSYVAVDLLLTLPGMTEPIAEAILDWIDTDTEPRPSGCEDEYYASLPSPYSCANGPLQSVEELLLVRGVTPQLLFGADANRNGVLDLDEQQRTMSSIDTAGALGWANYLTVHGAENNMTSAGDPRVNVNGEDLEVLYDELITALGDEQYASFIVAYRMSGTSSLVNSAALAAAAGAAGGDEVTQPAAGQEGDAASTVPWETDAMSSLDLTAGAGVQINQVLDLIGAQVSVDGTTYSSPFLDDPAAMGEYLPLLMDQLSTQDVEALPGRINLNEAPTEILMGLPLLDIDTMSALVEARGAGGGVHTGSTSTDRSHAAWPLTEGIVTLDQMRALLPLVTAGGDVFRAQVIGFDESTGLSVRGEAIIDATTTNPRVVAFRNLTHLGRGFDMSVLGGNVGQPLTEN; from the coding sequence ATGAGTGCGCAACAGGATCTCGATCCACGCCCCCGACGGCGGCGGCGTGGGCTGACCACTGGGGCGGTCGTGGAGATGGCTTCCGATGCGCGGGAAATACGGGCATGCGGTCGCTCTCGTTTCCCCGCCGGGCAACGTGGACCACGCTCGCAGAGTAAGCGTCAGGGCTTTTTTCTCATTTTGGTGCTGGTGGTCGTGGCAATCTCGGCAATGGCGGTCTATTCATTCGCGGAGTTGATGCTGGCCGCAGATGAGACTGCTTACCTTCAAGGCGATCTGGTTCAGTCACGGCTGAATATGGATTCGGGTGTGGAAGCAATCCGTTTGATCCTCGCCAGTCCTCCAGCGGACCGCGATGCCGCTGGCGGCGTTTACAATAACGCCATGAGTTTTCGTGGCGTTGCGATCACAAATATCGCCGACGGCCCGGTACAGCGTTACACGGTGGTGGCCCCCAGTTTGACCGACACCGGTTCTCTCGGCGGAATCCGCTATGGTTTGCAGAACGAGTCCGCGCGGATCAATGTCAACGCTCTGCTCGTTCTCGAAGAAAACTCCGACGCCATTGGAATGCTGACGGCACTGGCGGGCGGGGGCGGTGAGTCCGATGACGGTGGGATCCTGGGGGAAGACTCCGGCGCATCCAGTGATGACACCGAGACGCTTGATTCCAGCTACGTCGCGGTGGATTTGTTATTAACCCTTCCGGGCATGACCGAACCAATCGCCGAGGCAATTTTGGACTGGATTGATACCGATACCGAGCCACGGCCATCCGGGTGCGAGGACGAGTACTATGCATCGCTGCCGTCCCCCTACAGTTGCGCTAACGGGCCGCTGCAGAGTGTCGAGGAGTTGCTGCTCGTACGCGGCGTGACACCGCAGTTGTTGTTTGGGGCCGATGCCAACCGCAATGGCGTCCTCGATCTCGATGAACAGCAGCGTACGATGTCGAGTATTGATACCGCGGGCGCTCTCGGCTGGGCAAACTATCTGACTGTTCACGGTGCCGAAAACAATATGACCAGTGCTGGGGACCCTCGTGTTAACGTCAACGGCGAAGACCTCGAGGTGCTCTATGATGAATTGATCACCGCCCTGGGCGACGAACAGTATGCCTCTTTTATTGTGGCCTACCGCATGTCAGGCACATCCTCACTGGTCAATTCGGCCGCACTGGCCGCAGCGGCGGGGGCCGCTGGCGGTGATGAAGTCACGCAGCCCGCTGCGGGGCAAGAGGGCGATGCTGCCAGCACGGTGCCGTGGGAAACGGACGCGATGTCAAGTCTCGATCTGACAGCAGGTGCGGGCGTGCAAATCAATCAGGTTCTCGACCTGATCGGTGCCCAAGTATCCGTAGACGGAACCACCTATTCGTCGCCGTTTCTCGACGATCCCGCTGCAATGGGCGAGTACCTACCCTTGCTCATGGACCAGTTGTCGACCCAGGACGTCGAAGCGTTGCCAGGCCGTATTAACTTAAATGAGGCGCCCACAGAGATCCTGATGGGCTTGCCATTGCTGGATATCGATACCATGTCAGCTCTGGTGGAGGCCCGCGGTGCTGGGGGCGGTGTGCACACAGGCAGCACGTCGACTGATCGATCCCACGCAGCGTGGCCATTGACCGAAGGTATCGTGACACTCGACCAAATGCGTGCACTTTTGCCACTCGTGACGGCCGGGGGTGATGTGTTCCGAGCTCAAGTGATTGGGTTTGACGAATCGACTGGCCTGTCGGTGCGCGGCGAAGCGATTATCGATGCCACCACCACGAATCCCCGTGTGGTGGCATTCCGAAACTTGACGCATCTCGGACGTGGGTTCGATATGTCCGTGCTGGGCGGCAACGTTGGGCAGCCCTTGACTGAAAATTAA